In Salana multivorans, a single genomic region encodes these proteins:
- a CDS encoding uroporphyrinogen-III synthase has product MTSLVGRTVLLAQNRPERWVAEVEARGGVALVAPVQTVEPAIDPAGLPRALGGLEPGDWLVLTSPSAVSALAAAGAVPAGIRVAVVGPGTRDAAREIGLEPELTPDDASAAGLLAAWPETASGTRALLPLSSLAPDTLARGLADRGLAPVRVEAYRVEPSPLPGPARAALAERAVDAVVLSSASSARRLVSVAPWLPRVVACIGESTAAAARAAGLDVTLVASRPVPGVVVAELADVLRTDRPAESP; this is encoded by the coding sequence GTGACGTCCCTGGTCGGCCGGACGGTGCTGCTCGCGCAGAACCGTCCTGAGCGGTGGGTGGCCGAGGTCGAGGCGCGCGGGGGCGTCGCCCTCGTGGCGCCCGTCCAGACGGTCGAGCCGGCCATCGATCCCGCGGGGCTCCCCCGTGCGCTCGGTGGGCTCGAACCGGGGGACTGGCTCGTGCTCACCAGCCCGTCGGCGGTCTCGGCGCTCGCCGCGGCCGGAGCCGTCCCCGCCGGGATCCGCGTCGCCGTCGTCGGTCCCGGGACACGCGACGCGGCGCGTGAGATCGGCCTGGAGCCGGAGCTGACTCCCGACGACGCGTCCGCGGCCGGGTTGCTCGCGGCGTGGCCCGAGACCGCGAGCGGGACGCGCGCGCTGCTCCCGCTCTCCTCGCTCGCGCCGGACACGCTCGCCCGGGGCCTGGCCGACCGCGGACTGGCGCCGGTGCGCGTCGAGGCCTACCGGGTCGAGCCGTCGCCCCTGCCCGGCCCCGCCCGCGCGGCCCTTGCCGAGCGGGCGGTCGACGCCGTCGTGCTCAGCTCGGCCTCGTCAGCGCGACGGCTGGTGTCGGTGGCCCCGTGGCTGCCCCGCGTCGTGGCCTGCATCGGCGAGTCGACCGCCGCCGCGGCGCGCGCCGCGGGCCTCGACGTGACGCTGGTGGCGAGCCGGCCGGTTCCCGGCGTGGTCGTCGCAGAGCTCGCAGACGTCCTGAGAACCGACCGACCCGCGGAGAGCCCATGA
- the hemB gene encoding porphobilinogen synthase, whose protein sequence is MTTIRPRRLRATPALRAAARETRLHPRELVLPLFVREGIDAPRPIASMPGVQQHSLDGLRRVLVQAADAGIGGVMIFGVPERKDASGSGADDPDGILNVASRVAVAEVGDALVVQTDLCLDEFTDHGHCGVLDDRGVVDNDATLARYEAMALAQAEAGSALLGLSGMMDGQVAAVRAALDRAGFTGTALLAYSAKYASAFYGPFREAVGSSLRGDRLTYQLDPGNGREGVREAVLDVEEGADVVMVKPAGGYLDVLRRVADVVPVPVWAYQVSGEYSMLEAAAANGWIARERAVLESLTSIRRAGAESILTYYALEAAAWLD, encoded by the coding sequence ATGACCACCATCCGCCCCCGTCGCCTGCGCGCGACGCCCGCGCTGCGCGCCGCAGCCCGCGAGACGCGCCTGCACCCGCGCGAGCTCGTGCTGCCGCTGTTCGTCCGCGAGGGCATCGACGCCCCGCGCCCGATCGCGTCGATGCCCGGCGTCCAGCAGCACTCGCTCGACGGGCTCCGCCGCGTGCTCGTCCAGGCCGCGGACGCCGGGATCGGCGGCGTCATGATCTTCGGCGTCCCCGAGCGCAAGGACGCCAGCGGCTCGGGTGCGGACGACCCCGACGGCATCCTCAACGTCGCCAGCCGGGTCGCGGTCGCCGAGGTCGGCGACGCGCTCGTCGTGCAGACCGACCTGTGCCTCGACGAGTTCACGGACCACGGGCACTGCGGTGTCCTGGACGACCGCGGCGTCGTCGACAACGACGCGACCCTCGCCCGCTACGAGGCGATGGCGCTCGCCCAGGCGGAGGCCGGCTCCGCGCTGCTGGGCCTGTCCGGGATGATGGACGGCCAGGTCGCGGCCGTCCGCGCTGCGCTGGACCGCGCCGGCTTCACCGGGACGGCGCTGCTCGCCTACAGCGCGAAGTACGCGTCGGCGTTCTACGGGCCGTTCCGCGAGGCCGTGGGCTCCAGCCTGCGCGGCGACCGGCTCACCTACCAGCTCGACCCCGGCAACGGGCGCGAGGGCGTGCGCGAGGCGGTGCTCGACGTCGAGGAGGGGGCCGACGTCGTCATGGTGAAGCCCGCTGGCGGCTACCTCGACGTGCTCCGCCGCGTGGCCGACGTGGTGCCCGTGCCGGTCTGGGCCTACCAGGTGAGCGGGGAGTACTCGATGCTCGAGGCCGCCGCCGCCAACGGCTGGATCGCCCGCGAGCGCGCCGTGCTCGAGTCGCTCACGTCGATCCGGCGGGCGGGCGCCGAGTCGATCCTCACCTACTACGCGCTGGAGGCCGCGGCATGGCTGGACTGA
- a CDS encoding glutamate-1-semialdehyde 2,1-aminomutase, producing MAGLSDRSPGLDPGVRDAAGSASNEAEFDAARGVIPGGVNSPVRAYASVGGTPRFVASASGARVTDVAGRDYVDLVGSWGPALLGHAHPEVVAAVQAAAARGLSFGAPTHGETELAALVLARLAEHARPVAERVRLVSTGTEATMTAIRLARAATGRDLVVKFAGHYHGHSDGLLAEAGSGLATQALPASSGVPAAIAAQTIVLPYNDLAALGAAFDAHPGRIAAVITEAAGANAGVLAPEPGFNAALARLAGAEGALVVLDEVLTGFRVGPAGWWGLETAAGAAWEPDLLTFGKVIGGGMPLAALAGRASLMELLAPLGPVYQAGTLSGNPLAVAAGLATLRLADAEVYRRIDAAAGVVADAVEETFATVGQPVTVSRAGSLFSLAFRSGAVRDYDDARDQESWRYAPFFASMLADGVSLPPSVFEAWFLSAAHGEEDVARVLDALPRAARAAAAARPADG from the coding sequence ATGGCTGGACTGAGCGACCGATCGCCCGGGCTCGATCCGGGGGTGCGCGACGCCGCGGGGTCGGCGAGCAACGAGGCCGAGTTCGACGCCGCTCGCGGGGTCATCCCCGGCGGCGTGAACTCGCCGGTCCGCGCCTACGCGTCGGTCGGCGGGACGCCGCGGTTCGTCGCGAGCGCGTCGGGGGCCCGGGTGACGGACGTGGCTGGGCGGGACTACGTCGACCTCGTCGGGTCGTGGGGACCGGCGCTGCTCGGGCACGCGCACCCGGAGGTCGTGGCGGCCGTCCAGGCGGCGGCCGCGCGCGGGCTGTCCTTCGGGGCGCCGACCCACGGTGAGACGGAGCTCGCGGCCCTCGTGCTCGCGCGGCTGGCGGAGCACGCGCGACCCGTGGCCGAGCGCGTCCGGCTGGTCTCGACGGGCACCGAGGCGACGATGACGGCGATCCGGCTCGCCCGCGCCGCGACGGGCCGCGACCTGGTGGTGAAGTTCGCCGGCCACTACCACGGCCACTCCGACGGGTTGCTGGCCGAGGCCGGGTCGGGACTGGCGACGCAGGCGCTCCCGGCGTCGTCGGGCGTGCCCGCGGCGATCGCGGCCCAGACGATCGTGCTGCCCTACAACGACCTGGCGGCGCTCGGCGCGGCGTTCGACGCGCACCCCGGCCGGATCGCGGCCGTCATCACGGAGGCGGCCGGGGCCAACGCTGGCGTCCTCGCGCCCGAGCCCGGGTTCAACGCCGCGCTCGCGCGTCTCGCGGGTGCCGAGGGCGCGCTCGTCGTGCTCGACGAGGTGCTCACCGGCTTCCGGGTCGGACCCGCCGGGTGGTGGGGGCTCGAGACCGCCGCGGGGGCGGCGTGGGAGCCCGACCTCCTCACGTTCGGCAAGGTGATCGGCGGGGGGATGCCGCTGGCGGCGCTGGCCGGCCGGGCGAGCCTGATGGAGCTGCTCGCCCCGCTCGGGCCGGTGTACCAGGCCGGCACGCTCAGCGGTAACCCGCTGGCCGTCGCGGCCGGGCTGGCGACGCTGCGGCTCGCCGACGCCGAGGTGTACCGGCGGATCGACGCGGCGGCCGGGGTGGTGGCCGACGCCGTCGAGGAGACGTTCGCGACCGTCGGGCAGCCGGTGACCGTCTCCCGGGCCGGGAGCCTGTTCTCGCTCGCGTTCCGCTCGGGTGCCGTGCGCGACTACGACGACGCCCGGGACCAGGAGTCCTGGCGCTACGCGCCGTTCTTCGCCTCGATGCTCGCCGACGGGGTGTCGCTGCCGCCGAGCGTGTTCGAGGCGTGGTTCCTGTCCGCCGCGCACGGCGAGGAGGACGTGGCTCGGGTGCTGGACGCGCTGCCGCGGGCGGCGCGGGCCGCCGCGGCAGCGCGTCCGGCCGACGGGTAG
- a CDS encoding MerR family transcriptional regulator, producing the protein MSRRDMVGWSIQDVVRRTGVTSRTLRHYDAIGLLPPSFVAAGGIRHYDDDALVRLQRILLLRDLGLSLATIGRVVGSTAAGGGPAPGDGTAARPAPATSETEALTAHLELLEVERTALDRRIAAVRRTIRAREEGSAMTSEMFDGFDHTQYEEEVTRRWGRDAYETSTAWWEGRSDDEKRDLQREVADLNAAWVAAAVAGEDPAGAAAQALAERHVAWLTSVPGTPARSGDAGERTAYVLGLADMYVGDERFRANWTGDPVHAVENGPAFVRDALRAWAARQG; encoded by the coding sequence GTGAGCCGTCGAGACATGGTCGGCTGGAGCATCCAGGACGTGGTGCGCCGCACCGGCGTGACCAGCCGGACGCTGCGCCACTACGACGCGATCGGGCTGCTGCCGCCGTCGTTCGTCGCCGCCGGCGGCATCCGTCACTACGACGACGACGCCCTCGTCCGGCTCCAGCGCATCCTCCTGCTGCGCGATCTCGGCCTCTCGCTGGCCACGATCGGCCGCGTCGTCGGGTCGACGGCGGCGGGGGGCGGGCCGGCGCCGGGGGACGGGACCGCGGCGCGGCCCGCACCGGCGACCTCGGAGACGGAGGCCCTCACGGCCCACCTGGAGCTGCTCGAGGTCGAGCGCACGGCGCTCGACCGGAGGATCGCCGCCGTCCGGCGGACGATCCGGGCACGCGAGGAAGGAAGCGCCATGACGAGTGAGATGTTCGACGGGTTCGACCACACGCAGTACGAGGAGGAGGTCACCCGCCGCTGGGGGCGCGACGCCTACGAGACGTCGACCGCCTGGTGGGAGGGCAGGTCCGACGACGAGAAGCGCGACCTGCAGCGCGAGGTCGCCGACCTCAACGCCGCGTGGGTCGCGGCGGCCGTGGCCGGCGAGGACCCGGCCGGGGCGGCCGCCCAGGCGCTGGCGGAGCGGCACGTCGCCTGGCTGACGTCGGTCCCGGGCACGCCCGCGCGCAGCGGCGACGCCGGGGAGAGGACCGCGTACGTCCTCGGCCTCGCCGACATGTACGTCGGCGACGAGCGGTTCCGGGCCAACTGGACCGGCGACCCGGTGCACGCCGTGGAGAACGGCCCCGCGTTCGTGCGGGACGCCCTGCGGGCCTGGGCGGCGCGGCAGGGGTAG
- a CDS encoding LacI family DNA-binding transcriptional regulator, whose translation MATERAATLADVAALAGVSIATASKALNNRDQVAAATRARVLEAAKELAFQPNALARSLLSGRTGTIGLVTHDLDGRFSIPILLGVEDAAGLGKMSALLCDARGDSLREAYHLEALQGRRVDGLVIVGARNDPRPSLGELSVPVVYAYAPSTGPDDMSVTVDHETGGRIAAEHLLACGRTRIAIVTGDPTYGAAHARAEGALAAIAAAGLEPWGTTPLFGAWSEAWGRAAVELLIASNPGFDAVLCGSDQIARGVLDALREGGVSVPREVSVVGHDNWEIFAAGSRPSLTSVDMHLETVGRRAAQRLFDAIDGRGTPGIEYVESSLVLRESTVPTG comes from the coding sequence ATGGCGACAGAGCGAGCGGCCACCCTGGCCGACGTCGCCGCGCTGGCGGGGGTCTCGATCGCGACGGCCTCGAAGGCGCTCAACAACCGCGACCAGGTCGCGGCGGCCACCCGGGCGCGCGTGCTCGAGGCGGCCAAGGAGCTGGCGTTCCAGCCGAACGCGCTCGCCCGCAGCCTCCTGTCCGGGCGCACCGGGACCATCGGCCTGGTCACCCACGACCTCGACGGCCGCTTCTCGATCCCGATCCTGCTCGGCGTCGAGGACGCCGCCGGGCTGGGGAAGATGTCGGCGCTCCTGTGCGACGCCCGCGGCGACTCGCTCCGCGAGGCCTACCACCTGGAGGCGCTGCAGGGTCGACGGGTGGACGGCCTCGTCATCGTCGGTGCCCGCAACGACCCGCGGCCGAGCCTCGGCGAGCTGAGCGTCCCGGTCGTCTACGCCTACGCGCCCTCGACCGGGCCCGACGACATGTCGGTCACCGTCGATCACGAGACGGGCGGGCGGATCGCGGCCGAGCACCTTCTCGCCTGCGGCCGGACCCGGATCGCGATCGTCACGGGCGACCCGACCTACGGGGCGGCACACGCCCGCGCCGAGGGCGCGCTGGCGGCGATCGCGGCCGCCGGGCTCGAGCCCTGGGGGACGACGCCGCTGTTCGGCGCGTGGTCCGAGGCGTGGGGGCGCGCGGCCGTCGAGCTGCTCATCGCGTCCAACCCCGGGTTCGACGCGGTCCTGTGCGGCAGCGACCAGATCGCGCGCGGGGTGCTGGACGCGCTGCGCGAGGGGGGCGTGTCCGTCCCGCGCGAGGTGTCGGTCGTCGGCCACGACAACTGGGAGATCTTCGCCGCGGGCTCGCGGCCGTCGCTCACCAGCGTCGACATGCACCTGGAGACGGTCGGCCGGCGCGCGGCGCAGCGGCTGTTCGACGCGATCGACGGACGCGGGACACCCGGCATCGAGTACGTCGAGTCCTCGCTCGTCCTGCGGGAGTCGACGGTGCCGACCGGCTGA
- a CDS encoding ABC transporter substrate-binding protein — MGKSHLKVMRAGAAVLGVALVLTACSGGNGGDDATGGSGSTDGTSTDGGGAAASGEGVDDGTQLTMWTRAPLERQAKLLVEAYNASHENQVKLEIIPNDDMEGKVGAAAQNNDLPDLLAGDVVRLPYWVENGLFTDLTSQISGLENLDDIAVGHIDAGRTVDGELHTLPFVTDVSVMVWNKDLYEAAGLDPEKGPTTVQEFVDQAKAVNEKGGDGVSGTYVGGNCGGCLVFTWFPMIWASGEEVLSDDGRESLLASDAAKDVYAAYRELNDAGALAPGSKEETGATWTGPFSEGKVGVMQYPNTAVWAAIEAGIDVGVTAIPGVDGNGSTFLGGDAMGVSRDSEHVDQAWNFLAWLVSPDAQLDVLAKNGEVPALKSLLDNEYAAAEPIALAINSVVANGRTPVAANFSEAFNASGSPWVTLVRNAVFEGTDSVDADNDAITSVLDQ; from the coding sequence ATGGGCAAGTCCCATCTCAAGGTGATGCGTGCGGGGGCCGCCGTCCTCGGGGTCGCGCTGGTGCTGACCGCGTGCTCGGGCGGCAACGGTGGCGACGACGCGACGGGCGGGTCGGGGAGCACCGACGGCACGTCGACCGACGGCGGCGGCGCCGCGGCCTCGGGCGAGGGCGTCGACGACGGCACCCAGCTCACCATGTGGACCCGCGCGCCGCTCGAGCGGCAGGCGAAGCTGCTGGTCGAGGCGTACAACGCCTCGCACGAGAACCAGGTGAAGCTCGAGATCATCCCGAACGACGACATGGAGGGCAAGGTCGGGGCCGCGGCTCAGAACAACGACCTGCCCGACCTGCTCGCGGGCGACGTCGTGCGGCTCCCGTACTGGGTCGAGAACGGGCTCTTCACGGACCTGACCAGCCAGATCTCGGGCCTGGAGAACCTCGACGACATCGCGGTCGGCCACATCGACGCCGGCAGGACCGTCGACGGGGAGCTCCACACGCTCCCGTTCGTCACGGACGTCTCCGTCATGGTCTGGAACAAGGACCTCTACGAGGCCGCCGGGCTCGACCCGGAGAAGGGCCCGACGACCGTCCAGGAGTTCGTCGACCAGGCCAAGGCCGTCAACGAGAAGGGCGGCGACGGCGTCTCCGGCACCTACGTCGGCGGCAACTGCGGCGGCTGCCTCGTCTTCACGTGGTTCCCGATGATCTGGGCCTCCGGCGAGGAGGTGCTCTCCGACGACGGCCGCGAGTCGCTGCTCGCGAGCGACGCCGCCAAGGACGTCTACGCCGCGTACCGCGAGCTCAACGACGCTGGCGCGCTCGCTCCGGGGTCCAAGGAGGAGACCGGCGCGACGTGGACCGGCCCGTTCTCCGAGGGCAAGGTCGGCGTGATGCAGTACCCGAACACCGCGGTGTGGGCGGCCATCGAGGCCGGCATCGACGTCGGTGTGACGGCGATCCCCGGCGTCGACGGGAACGGCTCGACGTTCCTCGGCGGTGACGCCATGGGCGTCTCGCGCGACTCCGAGCACGTGGACCAGGCGTGGAACTTCCTCGCCTGGCTCGTCTCCCCGGACGCGCAGCTCGACGTGCTCGCCAAGAACGGCGAGGTCCCGGCGCTCAAGAGCCTGCTCGACAACGAGTACGCCGCCGCCGAGCCGATCGCCCTCGCGATCAACTCCGTCGTCGCGAACGGCCGCACGCCGGTCGCCGCGAACTTCTCCGAGGCGTTCAACGCGTCCGGGAGCCCGTGGGTGACGCTCGTGCGCAACGCCGTGTTCGAGGGCACCGACTCCGTCGACGCCGACAACGACGCCATCACGTCGGTCCTCGACCAGTAG
- a CDS encoding carbohydrate ABC transporter permease: MVATLPDIQVATASARRRRRARSLTGWLYAAPTAVLVLTLFIVPIVLVVVMSGSDWSLLGGNQGANFPANFAAVVEHRLFWPSISFTVLYTVIATVLLIGLGLGLAMLVQVSSRWNGFLRTAFLLPTALGLASASLLFYALYSPQVGPVSQWLERLGITEGLVSVLGTPAGALWGTVFLIVWRFSGFYMLLLLVGLQGIPGDIYEAATLDGAKRWQTFRTITLPLLRPSLALSTIMCVTGSLLAFDQFYILTKGGPDSSTMTIVQLIYNLAFESKRDLGMAAALSVITLLALVVVNVFQLRAMRSTDD; the protein is encoded by the coding sequence ATGGTGGCAACACTGCCCGACATCCAGGTGGCGACGGCCTCGGCCCGTCGTCGCCGACGCGCCAGGTCGCTCACCGGCTGGCTCTACGCCGCGCCGACGGCCGTGCTGGTGCTCACGCTGTTCATCGTGCCGATCGTGCTCGTCGTCGTCATGTCCGGCTCCGACTGGAGCCTGCTGGGCGGCAACCAGGGCGCCAACTTCCCGGCCAACTTCGCCGCCGTCGTCGAGCACCGCCTGTTCTGGCCGTCGATCAGCTTCACGGTGCTCTACACCGTGATCGCGACGGTCCTGCTGATCGGGCTCGGCCTGGGGCTCGCGATGCTCGTCCAGGTCAGCTCGCGGTGGAACGGCTTCCTGCGGACCGCGTTCCTCCTGCCGACGGCGCTCGGCCTGGCGAGCGCCTCGCTCCTGTTCTACGCGCTGTACTCCCCGCAGGTCGGGCCGGTGTCGCAGTGGCTGGAACGGCTCGGGATCACCGAGGGCCTGGTGAGCGTGCTCGGGACGCCGGCCGGCGCGCTCTGGGGAACGGTGTTCCTCATCGTCTGGCGCTTCTCCGGCTTCTACATGCTGCTGCTGCTCGTCGGTCTCCAGGGCATCCCCGGCGACATCTACGAGGCGGCGACGCTCGACGGGGCCAAGCGGTGGCAGACGTTCCGGACCATCACGCTGCCGCTGCTGCGCCCCTCGCTCGCGCTCTCGACGATCATGTGCGTCACCGGCTCGCTGCTCGCCTTCGACCAGTTCTACATCCTGACCAAGGGCGGCCCGGACTCCTCGACCATGACGATCGTCCAGCTCATCTACAACCTGGCGTTCGAGTCCAAGCGCGACCTGGGCATGGCGGCCGCGCTGTCCGTCATCACGCTCCTCGCGCTCGTCGTCGTCAACGTGTTCCAGCTGCGCGCCATGCGCTCGACGGACGACTGA
- a CDS encoding carbohydrate ABC transporter permease, whose protein sequence is MRTPSWLRMPRYVLTGALAIVFLYPLLWTTVGSVSPLPGSAQVDGYGLGNYVALAQHGNGLPHYLWNSAAISGVAVVVTLVVATLGGYAFARFSFPGKNVLFLLTLSILMVPYATLLIPLTIWLKALGLNNTLVGVGLVLAVFQLPFATFMMRISFEAVPKEMEEAALMDGCGAFGALRRVLLHAVKPGLITIGLFAFLAAWNDFMVPLFLVGGDSAPLPLALVNMRQQVMGVIDYGSTQAGVVVLTVPCVLLFLLLQRHYVNGFMSGALKG, encoded by the coding sequence ATGAGAACTCCGAGCTGGCTCCGCATGCCGCGCTACGTCCTGACGGGCGCCCTCGCCATCGTCTTCCTCTACCCGCTCCTGTGGACGACGGTCGGGTCGGTGTCGCCGCTGCCCGGGTCGGCGCAGGTCGACGGGTACGGCCTCGGCAACTACGTCGCGCTGGCCCAGCACGGGAACGGGCTGCCCCACTACCTGTGGAACTCGGCCGCGATCTCGGGGGTCGCGGTCGTCGTGACGCTCGTCGTCGCCACCCTCGGCGGCTACGCGTTCGCGCGGTTCAGCTTCCCGGGCAAGAACGTGCTCTTCCTGCTGACGCTCTCGATCCTCATGGTCCCGTACGCGACGCTGCTCATCCCGCTCACGATCTGGCTCAAGGCCCTCGGCCTGAACAACACGCTCGTCGGGGTCGGGCTCGTCCTCGCGGTCTTCCAGCTCCCCTTCGCGACGTTCATGATGCGGATCTCGTTCGAGGCCGTGCCGAAGGAGATGGAGGAGGCGGCGCTCATGGACGGCTGCGGTGCCTTCGGGGCGCTGCGCCGGGTCCTGCTCCACGCCGTCAAGCCGGGCCTCATCACGATCGGGCTGTTCGCGTTCCTCGCCGCGTGGAACGACTTCATGGTCCCGCTCTTCCTCGTCGGCGGCGACAGCGCCCCGCTGCCGCTCGCCCTCGTCAACATGCGCCAGCAGGTGATGGGCGTCATCGACTACGGCTCGACCCAGGCCGGCGTCGTCGTCCTGACCGTCCCCTGCGTCCTCCTGTTCCTGCTGCTGCAGCGGCACTACGTCAACGGATTCATGTCCGGGGCTCTGAAGGGCTGA
- a CDS encoding glycoside hydrolase family 127 protein yields MSISETSAPTTPEATPVAPTTPATPAAPAPPAAPVAPGRGALRPLGLGDVRLTGGFWGGWQEVNATGIIPHADAWEERVGWVDNFRRALDGTLVGHRTGREFSDSDVYKLLEAMAWEHGRTGDAALDARIREVATLVARVQEPDGYLSTRFGRPGQGERYSDLEWGHELYCYGHLVQAAVARLRTGVHDELVDVALRAADHVCAEFGPGGPRDGVCGHPEIEPALVELYRVTGEPRYLETARAFVERRGHRTLADIEFGRAYFQDDVPVREASDLRGHAVRALYLSAGALDVAVETGDEELFDVVREQYRRALARRTYLTGGMGSHHQDEAFGEDFELPPDRAYAETCASVASIMVAWRLLLATGDAAWGDVVERALHNVVVTSPAADGRSFFYTNPLQMRVEGAPVDPDELSPRAHAQLRAPWFEVSCCPTNVARTLAQLATYVATASDDGIQLHQLAPATIDVELPDAGRLRLEVVTGYPYAGEVEVRVLESLDAPWELAIRVPAWAVGAATLDGEPVPGDGRVARVRRTFRSGETVRLALPMAPRVVGADPRVDAVRGCVAVERGPFVLAAESVDLDGADVGLLRVDPATVRAGEEPGTALVDGVLLDPEDAAWPYGPGAPTEQEGGRRVTVVLRPCFGWGERGPATMRVWLPTR; encoded by the coding sequence ATGTCGATCTCCGAAACCTCCGCACCGACGACGCCGGAGGCGACGCCCGTCGCGCCGACGACACCCGCGACACCCGCCGCACCCGCCCCGCCGGCCGCCCCCGTCGCCCCCGGCCGCGGCGCCCTGCGCCCGCTCGGCCTCGGCGACGTCCGCCTCACCGGCGGCTTCTGGGGCGGCTGGCAGGAGGTGAACGCGACCGGGATCATCCCGCACGCCGACGCCTGGGAGGAGCGCGTCGGCTGGGTCGACAACTTCCGTCGCGCGCTCGACGGCACGCTCGTCGGTCACCGCACCGGCCGCGAGTTCTCCGACTCCGACGTCTACAAGCTGCTCGAGGCGATGGCCTGGGAGCACGGCCGCACGGGTGACGCCGCGCTGGACGCGCGCATCCGCGAGGTCGCCACGCTCGTCGCCCGGGTGCAGGAGCCGGACGGGTACCTCAGCACGAGGTTCGGCCGCCCGGGCCAGGGCGAGCGGTACTCCGACCTGGAGTGGGGGCACGAGCTGTACTGCTACGGCCACCTCGTCCAGGCGGCCGTCGCCCGCCTGCGCACCGGGGTGCACGACGAGCTCGTCGACGTCGCGCTGCGTGCCGCCGACCACGTCTGCGCCGAGTTCGGACCGGGCGGTCCGCGCGACGGCGTGTGCGGTCACCCGGAGATCGAGCCGGCGCTCGTCGAGCTCTACCGGGTCACGGGGGAGCCGCGCTACCTCGAGACGGCCCGCGCCTTCGTCGAGCGCCGCGGGCACCGGACGCTGGCCGACATCGAGTTCGGGCGCGCCTACTTCCAGGACGACGTGCCGGTCCGTGAGGCGTCCGACCTGCGCGGCCACGCCGTCCGGGCGCTCTACCTGTCGGCCGGGGCGCTCGACGTCGCCGTCGAGACCGGTGACGAGGAGCTGTTCGACGTCGTGCGCGAGCAGTACCGCCGCGCGCTCGCGCGTCGCACCTACCTCACCGGCGGGATGGGGTCGCACCACCAGGACGAGGCGTTCGGGGAGGACTTCGAGCTGCCGCCGGACCGGGCGTACGCGGAGACCTGCGCGTCGGTCGCCTCGATCATGGTGGCGTGGCGGCTGCTGCTGGCGACGGGCGACGCCGCCTGGGGCGACGTCGTCGAGCGCGCGCTGCACAACGTCGTCGTGACGTCCCCGGCGGCCGACGGTCGCTCGTTCTTCTACACGAACCCGCTGCAGATGCGCGTCGAGGGGGCGCCGGTCGACCCGGACGAGCTCAGTCCCCGGGCGCACGCGCAGCTGCGGGCGCCGTGGTTCGAGGTCTCGTGCTGCCCGACGAACGTGGCGCGGACGCTGGCCCAGCTCGCGACCTACGTCGCGACGGCGAGCGACGACGGCATCCAGCTCCACCAGCTCGCGCCCGCGACGATCGACGTCGAGCTGCCCGACGCGGGGCGCCTCCGGCTCGAGGTGGTGACCGGCTACCCGTACGCCGGTGAGGTCGAGGTGCGGGTGCTGGAGAGCCTCGACGCGCCGTGGGAGCTCGCGATCCGGGTGCCGGCGTGGGCGGTCGGGGCGGCGACGCTCGACGGCGAGCCCGTCCCGGGGGACGGTCGTGTCGCGCGGGTGCGGCGGACGTTCCGGTCCGGTGAGACGGTCCGGCTGGCGCTGCCGATGGCGCCGCGGGTGGTCGGCGCCGATCCGCGCGTCGACGCGGTGCGCGGCTGCGTGGCCGTCGAGCGCGGCCCGTTCGTGCTGGCCGCCGAGTCCGTCGACCTGGACGGTGCCGACGTCGGCCTGCTGCGCGTCGACCCCGCGACCGTCCGGGCGGGCGAGGAGCCGGGAACGGCGCTCGTCGACGGCGTGCTGCTGGACCCGGAGGACGCGGCGTGGCCGTACGGGCCGGGAGCACCGACCGAGCAGGAGGGCGGACGCCGGGTCACGGTCGTGCTGCGCCCCTGCTTCGGCTGGGGCGAACGCGGTCCGGCGACGATGCGGGTGTGGCTCCCGACGCGCTGA
- a CDS encoding nucleotidyltransferase domain-containing protein — protein MRLQNPFAAIAPTGLDSQVLTILSRTEQHLTVDEIHRLLPESGSSQGVRNSVARLTDQGVLDERIHGRVRAYALNRDHLLAPAVLQIADAKTALIARMSQAVAEWPVQPLTVAIFGSAARGDMQTSSDIDVLVVAPDDADEDTVADEVARLAHQVSRWTGNDVRPLVYRATEVAPAGVFDSVLREGIDVAGDPTWLRRHLRRRAVDA, from the coding sequence ATGCGACTGCAGAACCCGTTCGCGGCGATCGCCCCCACCGGTCTGGACTCCCAGGTCCTCACGATCCTGTCGCGGACCGAGCAGCACCTCACCGTCGACGAGATCCACCGACTGCTTCCCGAGAGCGGTTCGAGCCAGGGCGTGCGCAACTCGGTCGCCCGCCTGACCGACCAGGGCGTCCTCGATGAGCGCATCCACGGCCGGGTTCGCGCCTACGCGCTGAACCGCGACCATCTGCTGGCACCCGCCGTCCTCCAGATCGCCGATGCCAAGACCGCCCTGATCGCACGGATGTCCCAGGCCGTGGCCGAGTGGCCGGTCCAACCGCTGACCGTGGCGATCTTCGGCTCCGCCGCCCGCGGGGACATGCAGACGTCCAGCGACATCGACGTCCTCGTGGTCGCGCCCGACGACGCGGACGAGGACACGGTCGCCGACGAGGTCGCCCGGCTCGCGCATCAGGTGAGCCGCTGGACCGGGAACGACGTCAGGCCGCTCGTCTACCGCGCGACCGAGGTCGCTCCCGCCGGCGTCTTCGACTCGGTCCTGCGCGAGGGCATCGACGTGGCCGGCGATCCCACGTGGCTCCGACGACACCTCCGTCGCCGCGCGGTCGACGCATGA